The Vibrio tritonius genomic sequence TCAGTTATCACGAAAATCTTGTACTGTACAAAAACCTTGCCTAAGGTTTATCGTCGTTTTTGGTCTGTTTGAACGTCGATTTTCTAACCGAATGCTGCTTTAACATAAGTCATGATGCTTGTACGCCATGCTTGGATGTTGCTCATATCAATTCTCCGTAAGCCTTTATTTTCAATAGTTGAGATTGGTATTTAGCAATAGCAAGTCACCTTATCTAATCAATGCGCCTGCTTCGTTGATACGTATTCGACTTGCCTAGCCATTGCAAGTTACCGAAGGGTATCTTCTTATTTTACCTACACTTTATAATGCCAACTCTTTGTAGTCATAATGAGTCTCCACATTGATACGGGAAGACAAATGGTTAGCTAAAACAAAGTGCGACATATAATGGATCAAAATCGTCAAAAAATAATCACTTCTTAAGAGTAATGTACAAATTTTGGGATAGACATTCCAAATTAATAGTTTTAACTGTATTTTTACTTTGTAATTTTACGGTCAATTTTCATTTGTAGAATTAAATATAAAAATTACAAATATATATTTTAATTATTCTGGATAGATATCTAATTAATGATTAATATTTTAAACCAGCAAACAAAACCATGACACAAGCCAAATCCTCTGACAGTAAATTTACAATAGAGCATTAAACAATGGAGGAATATCACATTTTATAAACAATAATATTTTAGTGCCTAATATCAATTGTGTGAATACACCGAAGAAACCTCAAAATTCTGTGCCCTCGAGAGGGTAGCACTATTAAGCAAAACACTGATTTGAAAATAGTTTGAAAAGAAGTAACACGGCATAAGAGCTTATCAGTAAGCTCCCTTCTGGACAAAAGCACGAATGACGATACCTTTCGTGATTGCGCTAGAAAAACAGACCATAATAAAAGTCACAAACCTAGAATCTGAAAAACCACTTGTGACCTATGGCAATGAAAGGATTAAAACTCTTGGTTCATCTGGCGCAACATGTCACTTAATACTTGCTGCTGCTCAGGTGAAAAGTGGCGGGTGAGATCTTCGGTTAACTGGAGATGCAACACATTGTGTGTTTGAAAGACCTGCTGGCCTTCATCTGTCAACGCAACCAAAATAGAGCGGCGGTCGCCTTCTAAAGAATGACGTTCAATAAGACCGGCTTTAACCAGTTTATCCACTTGAACGGTTAACGTTCCCGTCGTAATACCCAAACGATTAGCCAACTCTTTCATCCGCATAGCGCCGTGACTGCCAAGCACCTCTAACGTGTGCACTTGTGCCAAGGAGAACGGAGTATCTTTCACGACCGCTTGTTCCCACGACGACATCTTGTCATAGAACTCTGTAAGCAAATTATTTAAGTCGGCTAATGGCTGCATCTTTACCTGCCTGATGGCTGTACCTCAATCGTTAAGTGGCTGATCTTATCAAATTCTTCTAACTCATGTCTAAAAAAGGCGACATCTTTACCGTTGTCAGAAACCAGCGTCATCATCGCTGCATAATGATTAGCACTCACTTTCCACATATGGAGATCTTGCACGGTCGCTCCACTTTGAACAATTTTAGCTAGGATAAGTTGCTCATATTTTTCATCTACTTGAGCATCCAGCAATATTGGCGCCGTTTGACGTAGTAAACCCCACGCCCACTTAGTGATGACTAATGCACCAACGATACCCATAATAGGATCAAGCCATACCCAACCTAAATATTTCCCCACAATCAGAGCAACAATAGCCAACACCGAGGTTAAAGCGTCAGCCAAGACATGCATGTAAGCCGCTTTAATATTGTGGTCTTCATGGTGGTGAGCATGGGAATGTCCATGCTCATGATGGTCATGATGGTCATGATGGTCATGATGGTCATGATGGTCATGATGGTCATGCAATAGGAACATACTAACTACATTGACCGTCAAGCCTATTACCGCAACAAAAATCGCCTCATTGAATTCAATAGTTTGAGGACTGAATAAGCGATGAATGGATTCCACCACCATCAATAGCGCCACAATTTCTAACCCAACAGCGCTAGTGAAGCCCCCCAGTACACTCACTTTACCAGTGCCAAAAGAATAGTGGCGTGAATCCTGGTTTTTTCGAGAATAACGCAACGCAAAAAGGGTAATACAGAAAGCAGCGGCGTGGGTGCCCATATGCCAGCCATCGGCCAGCAGCGCCATGGAACCAAATAGAGAACCTGCGGTTATCTCTACGGTCATGGTAATAACCGTTAAAAGCAGGACATAAAGGGTTTGCTTTTCCCCTTCGGTATTACTATAGGAAAAGGTATGTGATTTCGAACAAAGAGTCGTAGCCATGGTTAAATACTTTGATTATCAAATTTTCTAAAGTCTAGTTAGTTTGATTATCAAAGTAAAGTTACTCATTGATAAATTTAAATCCTCTGGCATTTCGATCTTGCATCGGTACAATGCCTGCGTCTCAACCACTAGTGCCTACAATTACGCCATGCAATCTAAAAACTCTTGTTTCACACCTTTCTTATCTGATGTCTCTGCGATAGCACTACCGGAAAAGTTTACTTATCCATTTTGCTACGAACCGCACCCACTATGTGAAATGGCCGCTAAACAGCTTCAGCAACATTTGCTCGAACAGAGTGATTGGTCGCATCCGTTTGGTTTAGATAGTGAAGGTCGTCTCGATGAGAAAAACGGTGATTACAATGGAAAAATGTTTGGCGTATTAGTGGTAAAAAACGCGCAAGGTGCACTGGGTTTTTTGTCTGCTTTTTCTGGACTACTCGCCGATCAACTCATTCAACCAGGATTTGTTCCGCCCGTTTACGATCGACTCTCTGGAGCAACGCTATTTCGTCAAGAGGCAGACGAAATCGCTGCAATTAATCAGCAAGTGAAATCTTTAGAGCAAAGCCAACAGCGTGAACATCTTCTGCGCCAGCTAGCAAGGTTAGAAAAAGAGGCTCAACAAGAAACTGAAGCTCTACGCCTCACCATTATTGAGCAACGAAAACTTCGTAAGGCTGAACGAGAATCCATTGCACAAAATAGCCCCAATTCCCTTCAGGAAGAACGCTTAGCGCAATTGGCACGTGAAAGTGTCGCAGAGAAACGTCGCCAACAAGAGCTTAAAGCTCATTGGTTGCAGATACACAATGAAGTGAATGTTAAGATCGAAGCATTTGAAAGCCAACTAGCCGATCTGAAGCAAGAGCGCAAGCATCGCTCGGCAAAACTTCAACAACATCTTTTTGAGCAATATCAACTACTAAATTGCTCTGGAGAAACCAAATCATTACTGGATATTTTTGCTGAGTTCCCCAAATTGACACCACCGGCGGGTTCTGGAGAATGCGCAGCCCCCAAACTGCTGCAGTATGCCTTTAAGCATCAATTTACGCCTATTTGCATGGCTGAGTTTTGGTGGGGTAAATCGCCAAAATCTGAAATTCGTCAGCACAAAAAATACTATCCAGCTTGCCAGAACAAGTGTTTTCCTATTCTTTCTCATATGCTTAAAAACATGACTCTGGACGATAACCCATTACTGCAAAATCCAGCGCAAGATAAAGAAATTGAAATCCTCTATCAAGATGAAGCGATTGTTGTCGTCAACAAACCAGCCGAACTACTTTCCGTTCCTGGCGTTCACATCAAAGACTCAGTAGCAACTCGTCTGACGGAGCGATTTTCCGATAAAGAAGGGCTATTTGTGTTACATCGCCTCGACATGTCAACTTCAGGTTTACTGGTATTTGCACTGACTAAACGAGCCAATAAACAACTGCAAAAACAGTTCATTACAAGACAAGTGAAAAAACGCTACGTTGCGATTCTTAGCGGGAAAGTCAACGAACAACACGGCGAAATTACTCTACCGTTGAGAGGTGATTTAAACGATCGACCACGTCAAATTGTCTGTTTAGAACACGGTAAGCCGGCACTAACCACCTGGGAATGTATCGCTCAAGAAAATGATGGCAGCAGCCGTGTTTATCTTTATCCTCATACCGGCCGAACCCATCAATTGAGAGTACACTGTGCACATAGTCAGGGGCTCAATTTACCAATCAAAGGTGACGACCTATATGGAACAAAAGCTGATCGCCTCCATTTACATGCGGAGCAGCTTAGCTTTACTCATCCATATACTCGACAACCGATGACTTTTACCGCCAAGCCCGACTTCTAAGAAAACCAAGCGACGAGCAAGGAAGCCTCTCGAAAAAATGCTTAGCAAACAGACTAGACGACTGGTCTATTCTCAACTATAGTTACCAATATGAACAGTAAAACACTCGATACTCGACAACATATCCTCGACGTGGGCTATCAGCTTGTCGCGAAAAAAGGATTCACCGGGATGGGACTGGCAGAACTCTTAAAGAATGCCGATGTACCCAAGGGATCCTTTTATCATTATTTTCAATCTAAAGAACAATTTGGCGAAGCTTTGTTAGAAGATTACTTCGCTCGCTATGTTGAAAAAATCGATGCCCTGTTTTACCACTCGGATGGCAATTTCTATCAACGCATCATGCGCTACTGGCATTACTGGGCTGAACACAACAGTAATCAATGTGATCAAGGGCAGTGCTTAGTCGTCAAGTTAGCAGGTGAAGTCACGGATCTCTCCGAGCCAATGCGGTTAGTCTTTCTAAAAGGGACCAATAAGATTATTGCTATGCTTGCTGATTGCATCGAACATGGCATAAAAGCCGGAGATATCAGCCCATTAGATAGCAATGTGATGGCCGAGCGACTGTATGATTTATGGCTTGGAGCAAGCTTACTTAATAAAATTCGTCAGGATGATTCCAGTTTGCAACTCGCGCTACAAACCACTGAGCAATGGCTCAACGGTAACTAATTATTGATCCGCTTAAAAAAGCGGATTTTTTACCCTACACAACTAGACGACCGGTCTAATAAAGGAGGCTCATTTATGAGCAGTATTCAAAATCAACGCATCGTTTTAGCATCTCGCCCTGTTGGTGCTCCAACTCAAGCTAACTTTCGTCTCGAATCAGCTCCGGTGCGTGATCTAAAAGAAGGTGAAGTTCTTTTAAGAACCATCTACTTATCGCTTGACCCTTATATGCGTGGCCGCATGAGTGATGCTGAGTCTTATGCAGCAGGTGTTGAACTCAACCATACCATGGTCGGCGGTACGGTATGTCAGGTTGAACAGTCCCAAAATGGCGATTTTGCGGTTGGTGAATGGGTGTTGTCTTACTCAGGTTGGCAAGGGTATTCAATCTCTAATGGTGAAGGATTATTGAAATTAGGTAACAACCCAGAACAGCCGTCTTACGCGTTAGGCATTCTCGGTATGCCAGGCTTTACCGCTTATATGGGATTACTCGATATTGGTGCCCCACAAGAAGGTGAAACCATTGTGGTGGCAGCTGCTACTGGAGCTGTCGGCGCCACCGTGGGACAAATAGGCAAACTAAAAGGTTGTCGCGTGGTTGGTATCGCAGGTGGTGAAGAGAAGTGCCGTTACGCGACAGAAGTGTTAGGTTTTGACGCGTGCATTGACCACAAGTCTCCTACTTTCGCACAGGATTTGGCGACAGCATGTAATAAAGGAATCGATGTTTACTTCGAAAACGTCGGCGGAAAAGTATTTGATGCAGTGATGCCTTTACTTAATGCTAAAGCACGTATTCCTCTTTGTGGTTTGGTGTCTCAATACAACGCCACCAGCCTACCAGAAGGCCCAGACCGCTCATCTAAACTCATGGGCTTACTGCTGATTAAGCGCATAAAAGTGCAAGGATTTATCATTTTTGATGATTATGGCCATCGTTACCCAGAGTTTGCCCAACAAATGGGACAATGGGTTGAAGAAGGAAAAATCCAATACAAAGAGCAAATGGTTGAAGGCTTAGCTGCCGCACCTGATGCTTTTATCGGCCTATTGGAAGGAAAAAACTTTGGCAAATTGGTCGTTAAAATTAACCAACCTATCGAGGCTTAATCCATGATAACCCTACATCACCTTAATAAATCTCGCTCTAAACGCATTATCTGGTTACTTGAAGAATTAGGGATTGATTACTCAATTAAAGCCTACCAACGCGATAGCCAAACCCAACTTGCCCCTGCAGAACTGCGTGCGATTCACCCATTGGGAAAATCTCCGGTGATTGATGAAGACGGTTTTGTTTTAGCAGAGTCTGGGGCGATTACAGAGTATCTCATCGACCAGTATGCTGGCGATAAACTTGCTCCCTCGCGCGGCACACAAGACTACGCGCTCTATTTACAATGGATGCACTTTGCCGAAAGCTCGGCCATGGTACCGCTACTGTTAAAAATATTTTTGGCGAAAGATGGTTCCCCAACTCAATTTCTCGACAAGTACTCACAAATCGAATTAGAAAAAGTGGTTGGCTACTTAAACCAAGAGCTTCAAGACAAAACTTATCTTGTCGCCAACAAGTTAACTGGGGCTGATATTATGATGTCCTTCATTCCTGAAGTATTATCGCAGCTCGGACAACTCGATAGTTACCCTAACTTGAAACGTTACTATGTGAATCTGGCGGCATTACCATTGTTCCAAAAAGCCAACCAACTGGAAGCACAATACGACCAAAACGTGGCTTAATATTAAGCACTACCGAGTGATTATCTCTTACACCAAGACACCTTCCGAGGTGTCTTGTCGTTTCTTTAATAAGCACTTTATGTGACAATGTTCACCAAATTCTTCTATTTATACTGGTGTTATGAAATTCCAAGCTGCAATTTTCGATATGGATGGTTTGCTACTCGATACTGAACGTGTGTGTATGCGGGTCTTTGAGCAAGCTTGTACTGCTATCAATGTGCCTTTTTTACAAGATGTTTATCTTAATATCATCGGCCGAAATGCGGCTGGTATCGAACAGGTGTTACGTGATGGCTATGGTCCAGAACTTGATTACCCAGTACTACATGAAGCATGGCGCTCTCGTTATGATGCCGTCGTGACCACTCAAGCGATTCCAGTAAAAGATGGGGTTATCGACTTGTTGAAATGGTTGAAATCGAGCGGTATTCCAACCGCAGTGGCCACCTCAACGCGTAAAG encodes the following:
- a CDS encoding NADP-dependent oxidoreductase, whose product is MSSIQNQRIVLASRPVGAPTQANFRLESAPVRDLKEGEVLLRTIYLSLDPYMRGRMSDAESYAAGVELNHTMVGGTVCQVEQSQNGDFAVGEWVLSYSGWQGYSISNGEGLLKLGNNPEQPSYALGILGMPGFTAYMGLLDIGAPQEGETIVVAAATGAVGATVGQIGKLKGCRVVGIAGGEEKCRYATEVLGFDACIDHKSPTFAQDLATACNKGIDVYFENVGGKVFDAVMPLLNAKARIPLCGLVSQYNATSLPEGPDRSSKLMGLLLIKRIKVQGFIIFDDYGHRYPEFAQQMGQWVEEGKIQYKEQMVEGLAAAPDAFIGLLEGKNFGKLVVKINQPIEA
- a CDS encoding RluA family pseudouridine synthase, giving the protein MQSKNSCFTPFLSDVSAIALPEKFTYPFCYEPHPLCEMAAKQLQQHLLEQSDWSHPFGLDSEGRLDEKNGDYNGKMFGVLVVKNAQGALGFLSAFSGLLADQLIQPGFVPPVYDRLSGATLFRQEADEIAAINQQVKSLEQSQQREHLLRQLARLEKEAQQETEALRLTIIEQRKLRKAERESIAQNSPNSLQEERLAQLARESVAEKRRQQELKAHWLQIHNEVNVKIEAFESQLADLKQERKHRSAKLQQHLFEQYQLLNCSGETKSLLDIFAEFPKLTPPAGSGECAAPKLLQYAFKHQFTPICMAEFWWGKSPKSEIRQHKKYYPACQNKCFPILSHMLKNMTLDDNPLLQNPAQDKEIEILYQDEAIVVVNKPAELLSVPGVHIKDSVATRLTERFSDKEGLFVLHRLDMSTSGLLVFALTKRANKQLQKQFITRQVKKRYVAILSGKVNEQHGEITLPLRGDLNDRPRQIVCLEHGKPALTTWECIAQENDGSSRVYLYPHTGRTHQLRVHCAHSQGLNLPIKGDDLYGTKADRLHLHAEQLSFTHPYTRQPMTFTAKPDF
- a CDS encoding glutathione S-transferase family protein, which gives rise to MITLHHLNKSRSKRIIWLLEELGIDYSIKAYQRDSQTQLAPAELRAIHPLGKSPVIDEDGFVLAESGAITEYLIDQYAGDKLAPSRGTQDYALYLQWMHFAESSAMVPLLLKIFLAKDGSPTQFLDKYSQIELEKVVGYLNQELQDKTYLVANKLTGADIMMSFIPEVLSQLGQLDSYPNLKRYYVNLAALPLFQKANQLEAQYDQNVA
- a CDS encoding MarR family winged helix-turn-helix transcriptional regulator, translating into MQPLADLNNLLTEFYDKMSSWEQAVVKDTPFSLAQVHTLEVLGSHGAMRMKELANRLGITTGTLTVQVDKLVKAGLIERHSLEGDRRSILVALTDEGQQVFQTHNVLHLQLTEDLTRHFSPEQQQVLSDMLRQMNQEF
- a CDS encoding TetR/AcrR family transcriptional regulator, producing the protein MNSKTLDTRQHILDVGYQLVAKKGFTGMGLAELLKNADVPKGSFYHYFQSKEQFGEALLEDYFARYVEKIDALFYHSDGNFYQRIMRYWHYWAEHNSNQCDQGQCLVVKLAGEVTDLSEPMRLVFLKGTNKIIAMLADCIEHGIKAGDISPLDSNVMAERLYDLWLGASLLNKIRQDDSSLQLALQTTEQWLNGN
- a CDS encoding HAD family hydrolase, with protein sequence MKFQAAIFDMDGLLLDTERVCMRVFEQACTAINVPFLQDVYLNIIGRNAAGIEQVLRDGYGPELDYPVLHEAWRSRYDAVVTTQAIPVKDGVIDLLKWLKSSGIPTAVATSTRKEIAEIKLQLAGLDQYFDSYSTGCEVKRGKPDPEIYLLAAERLNVEPSQCLAFEDSNNGVLAAVAANMITYQIPDLVAPTEEIKQLGHTVLPSLTAVLQSLKQPQLATAE
- the dmeF gene encoding CDF family Co(II)/Ni(II) efflux transporter DmeF, which encodes MATTLCSKSHTFSYSNTEGEKQTLYVLLLTVITMTVEITAGSLFGSMALLADGWHMGTHAAAFCITLFALRYSRKNQDSRHYSFGTGKVSVLGGFTSAVGLEIVALLMVVESIHRLFSPQTIEFNEAIFVAVIGLTVNVVSMFLLHDHHDHHDHHDHHDHHDHHEHGHSHAHHHEDHNIKAAYMHVLADALTSVLAIVALIVGKYLGWVWLDPIMGIVGALVITKWAWGLLRQTAPILLDAQVDEKYEQLILAKIVQSGATVQDLHMWKVSANHYAAMMTLVSDNGKDVAFFRHELEEFDKISHLTIEVQPSGR